TGACGATGGGAGGTAATAAAGGAAAGCTTTAGGCACCTTAAAACTGCTTAGGTAACATGATTAAAATTACCCTGGCAAGCTCTTTGGATCCAGTCTAAGATCACAActgccttggaaagtggtggacactccttccttccttggatgtttttaagcagaggttgggtggccctcggtcatggatactttagttgagattcctgcattgcagggggttggactagatgagcctcggggtcccttccaactctacagttccctGATTCTTTTCATATTTATAGTATTTTGCTTATTTAATATAAAACCTCCAAAGATGATGATTTTTGTCTCActttaaatgtatatatttttaggaGACCAAAGGACCAGAAGCATTCTGCAGCCTCGCTCTCATCTCCACAGTGGATGCATCTTGCGGTTGTAGCATGTGGCGACCGGCTGGAAGAAACTCTCGTCATGCTGAAATCAGCAGTTCTCTTTAGCTACAGGAAACTCAGATTTCACATCTTTGCTGAGGATTCCCTGAAACCCCAATTTGAGAGGAAAGTGAGTCCCCTgcactattttctttctttctttctttctctctctctctctctctctctctctctctctctctctctctctctctttaaagaaaCACCAACCAAATCTAGATCTTTGATTATAAGCTTGCAGATTCACTTGGAAATGCTCTGACAGCCACAAGTTAATGAGCGGATAAACTCTCTTTCTAGTAGTAAGCCCTCAATAGAGCTCTGCCTGAGTAAGagctttgttttaatttgtttgactTTGTAGAGCAATAGCATTTCCCACAAAAACAGCCTCCCAGGAATTCTAATCCCCTCACTTTCCTCCTTGTGCTTTTCAGCTACAGGAATGGCCCCCTTCGTACACAAAGAAGTTTGAATATAATGTCTACCCAATCGCCTTTTCAGTGGGAAATGCTCAGGAATGGAAAAAATTATTCAAGCCATGCGCTGCCCAGCGGCTCTTTCTCCCGGTAAGGCACTTGGGGGGGAAGTTCACCACCCTGgccccacttacctaggagtaagccacatcaaattcagtgggactatcttctgagtagacgtgctgAGGACTGCAGCCTGAGGTAGCTGAACCCAAGAAACTGCATTGGCCTTAGAAATGTTGAGAAATGTCCCTCGCGCACAAATTGAAACGGTCTGTTTGCTTGCGgacctgtcaaacagctcctccTATCCTACCCGTCTTTCCAAAAGCCCAACAAGGTGCCAGTCTCAgtgatgttttgttttatgttgggGAGCACTTTAAAAGCCCCCCTTCTTAAGGCCCTTGCAGGTGAGGGTTTTGCTCCAATCCAAACCCCCATCCAAGCCTGCTGCGAGTGACCGGTGCCTCCTTCCCAGTTAACGCTTATTTGTGCTCAGTGTTCAGGTTTTTAACATCATGGCCCTAGCACACACCTGCTGTTTACTGGTTCATGCAGAGAAGCAGACAGCAGGCAAGACTGAGGCGCTTTCAGCTGTAGCAGGGCTGGGTCAGAGGGTGACAAGCAAGCTGGCAGTAGCcaaaagaccacctccttcccatACTTGCAAGGGTTCCATATATGGGCAAACTCAAAAAAACTCAGACCCAGGGGATTCTGAAGCTCGTGTCAGGTCCCCGGGGAtgctcttgcaagatctcacagGACCTTCTGAGATCTTGCGGGAGCATCCCAGACTTGGCATGTTGAGAGGGCCTTGCTTgccaagcaaggtggagagcttaaaagctcctcTTTTTTACACTGAGTTTTTTTGGAGCAAAAAGAACTTTTAAGCTCTCCGCTTTCCTTGCATTTAATTTGCAGTTTTTTCAGTCAGCGGCCCTCAACCATGTACAATTGAAATTgcgcaagttaaatgtgcataaggcATGATCGCACTGTATTTTCGGGAGCCACCCTATATTTTTGTGATTGAATTTTTAATTGCAAGTTTCGAAACTGCCTTTTAAATTGTGGAAACCTGCCCTGGTCCCTCAGGGCGAAATAGTTGTAACAATAGCTAGTCTGTAACAGTGCTAGCCTGATGTAAAGATCTGGGATCACACATCATAGGAACCGGAGCCAAGACTTAAGGCTAAGTGGCAAGGACCTAGGCCAGAGAGCACATAACCCAGGCTGTTCTTTCCTCCAGCACTGATCTAAAACCTACTGTGATCTGAAACACTCTGTTGTTGAACAAAGCACTGCTGTGCTTCTGAGGCCATGCACTCCAGCAAGATTGGCATGACCCCTGCTGTCCCTGGGATTGATGTGCGGCGAATATTTGACACCTAGAAAAATGTTGTACAGTGTGTTCAGAGTATGCATTTGGAAGCTTCCAGTTGGAGCAGAAGTTTctgtcttcttcctctctttaatCCATCTGAGCCGGCTTCTTAGCCCCATGTGCACACATCAAGGCAAAACAAAGATGAGTAAAGGCGAAACAGCATTCTTTTAATCTGGCCAGTTCTGATGTTGCTGCTTGCTACACTTATTTGGACTTGCCTTGTCCAgctttgctctgctgctgagttTCTTTgggccttctttttttaaaaaaaatatgtatggaaaacagatgctccaccactgagctacaactcttcCGCACAGCCTTAAGTTTAACCTAAAACTATTGTGACAAACCTGCAAATTCTCTACCTTGCTAGCAGGCAGATGCTCCAACTTCTCATTAGGCATAGCAAgcacgcagcagcagcaacagcagcagttttaCATGTGATTCCTGCCCAAGCATACAAAGAACATCATGAAGTTATTAACTAACTTCCTCACTGCAAAACCTGGAACTGGAGCCTTATCAAGAAACACCACCTGGGAAGACTTGTAGACAGCACCGGTCGTTCCCAGGATGTATCTCAAGAGAACCAGCTGGCTCATATGTACTATAGAGAGCAAAAAGGTCCCAGAATGTTGGCATTCTGCAACCAGAGATGTTTTCTTCGAAGAACCGCAGCATCAAATTACAGTTTCAGCCCATGTCCTTGCTGCTTGCTGCTTGTTCCCTAGTTTTGAAATAATAGTGTTAGTTGCCAGTCAATAAAAAGCACAGtttgtttctctcccctcctccattcCTCCAGTATACTGTAATAAGTACCGTGTGTTCTCTGACAGACATAATATGTTATTTTCTCACAACATAGCCCTTATTTTGGAGTTCTTCAAGTGGCAACCCTATCACCAGCCCATAGCTATCATATGTAAAGATGGGAGCAAGTTTTGGTCATGTCTGCCTTTTAAGCAACAAATAGTTCTCTGTCACAGACTGGTTGCCAGTGCGTggagttaaaaggggggggggtgtcctctgcTTATAGCAGCTTTGTGACAGGGGAAATATGCTTTCTTCTATCCCCACAGCACTGCAACAGGGCAAGTCACAGCTACTGACCATCTCCCATCATAAATCTGCTAAAGGCGTATAAGAACTTACCCTCTGACCAGGAGCCAGGAACCCGTGTCACAGGACTGTTTTAATTTTAGCAAAACCTAATTATCTCAGAGTTTCTTAGCTCTTGCTTGGCCAAATCTTTGATTAACTGGATCTCATCCAAGGAAGAGTTGGTCCATTCTAGGAGGAGTTTCCCTTAATAAACCCATGCTAAAACACCTTTCCCTAGATTGCCAAGCCTTAAAGTTCATCCAACGATATTTGGCTAGCCTCAAATGTTGGTGCATTTAAAACAGGGCAGGGAATGGTGATACTGTATTGGGAGAGGCCATGATAAATGGCAGTCGTGACTTTGCTAGAAGTTTTCTAGATTCTGCTGCAACAATACATATGTGTTGGAGAGACTGGAAAGAATATGTGCAAAATTATGAAGGTGCGGGGAAAGCTGTGAAAGAAGCGCAATTTGTAGTCATAATTGTGCGGCAGAGGTGACATCATTGTCATAAGTGGAGTAAAGCACATTGTCTTAATTGAAGCTTTTCAATTACAGTGTCTCCTGTATAGAACGCTAACTTACTCTACCAGTTGTGGAGCATGTGCCGCAGATCAAAAACAAAGCCAAAGATAaagcaaagttttaaaaaaaactaaaaatgcCTCTCCATAACCATTAAATAGGCTGGAATATTTTCTCCAGAATTATTTATTGATGCATTCCAATATGCTATATCAGGGGTGTCCAACCAGTGGATCGCGATCCTGGTAAATCGCTGGCTGATCCTGGTAAATCGCTGGATCCTTATCGTGTACAAAAAGCTATGGAGAAAAGCTTAAAAACTCTGTGcaatcttccccacccccacccccccaaaaaactcaaccactctgggcacttctctcctaaaaaaagctcagcaactctgggcaatccacctaCCCTACacatgctcctcctccctccaatgactaTGGTTAGGTCACTGCCTATTTTTtcatactgggagtagattgcagtctcttgggagttggacctGCCTGGTCTATATCTTCCAATAAAACagatattaattttatttaagaGCCAAAGTACtgattactttttttttgtttattccaACCCTTTTCTCTCTGCCCAGCCCCCACTTTCATGCTTGGAAGCTTTGGGCAATAATATCTTGAGCACCTAATTGCAGAAGTGGAAAATTGCTCTTATTAAATTTGAAATTCAAATACTGAGACCTCAAGGGTAATCTAATGACAATCAAGGCTTTTCCTCTGCTGAATATGTCCCATGAGTGTCAAAGTAAATGCGGCCACACACTTTGAGACATGCTATTTTTATACCAATTTAAAAGCGCACGGGTTTGTGATATGTCACATTCTCTTCTtccaaggtggtatacatggtacATCCACTCTCCCCATTGCAGGTCTGGGGAAGAGTGGGAGACTTCCCCAATGCATTGCATAGAGTGGGAATTTCAACCACGGTTTCTTCCCACACCTGAGGCATTCTGCTGGCCATCGAATAAGAGTTTTgtgggaaagaaggcaaaaaaagggagggattTTCTGCATCCTTAGAAGTGAAGGAAAGTAAGATGGGGACGGGACTACTGTGCTGCTTTTGAAGAAATATTGAAACCTACCTACAcaagtggggttttttaataaTGCAATTACTGAAATTATGAATGGATACGTACAGAACCAAGTGTCCACAAGAGGGCACACTGTGAACAAGAATCAACAGCCTGATTGTTATTATCCCTTTCGATATATCCAGGTAACTCGTGCATCAATCTTATCTCTCATTTCCAGCACTTCGAAAGTTACTTTGAaaacccactgccagtcagagtagacagagCTGGGTAGATGGACCAGAGTTCTGAATATGTTCAAATGATTATCTTTTTTTTGCTAATTCTACATTCAGACCACACAGTGGATTCTGGCCATTCAGCAAAGTTCTTATTCAGAGTAATTCATGTGATCAGGCAAGCGATGGCAATTATCAGGAGGGCAGCCTGAAAATATGAAAATTATCATATTGTGCCTCTCCACAGGGTGGTCTTTTCCTTGCCTGAAATGAGGACCACCATTTCATTTCATAACCCACTGTCCAGCTAAGCTGTTACCTGTTACCCCATCCTCTCTCAGTACAAACTTAAACTAGTCTTGTCCTTTTAGTAAAACATGTTTTGTTGTTTATATTGATTTTGTTGCTCTGAAGCTTCATGATGTGATGTGAgatttacttttattatttcctGTTAGTTGTTTTTAAAACCAAACTATAAGGCAGAAATGCTTCAAATGAAAACCAAGAAACGTTCCCTGTGGCAAACCCCTCATTCCATCAGCTTCTCATGCTCCCTAATTCTCTTGAGCGCCAGAACATAGTAGTTGGCTCAGTTCACCCAGTTGACCCTGAGGAGCTTATTTATATTGAATGTCTCTATACCGAGCAGGAATTTGGATCAAAATGGTATGTTCTTTTTTGTCTTGCATGTATACACAGAGTGAATGAGTTCTTGGCCTGTAATCTGTCTTCTTTGGCCTTCCTGACTTTGATGTGTATTTGTTTTTCCCTACACCCTTTACCTTCCAACCCCAAAGACCATTTTAAAAGATGTAGATTCCCTTCTGTATGTGGACACAGATGTCCTATTTTTGCGACCCATTGATGACATCTGGGGCTTCCTGAGAGCATTCAATTCCACCCAGCTGGCTGCCATGGCTCCAGAACACGAAATACCAAAGATTGGCTGGTACAGTCGGTTTGCTCGCCACCCATATTACGGAGTGACTGGGGTAAATTCTGGAGTCATGCTGATGAATTTAACCCGTATTAGGAATGCCCAGTTCAAGGTAAGAATGGCTTTTGATTTtgtttcaggggcgtagccaggatgaaaatcaggggggcaaggggcgggggcaaggggagggggaggggccacagcggggcaaggaaagctcccatctcccttgccagctttccctcctcccgccccggcgatcgcgactccctcctccctcgcctcgaacggcaggggcgagggggcgccaggatcagcccgaaattgggctgctccgactccctcctccccctccttgaacggcaggggcgagggggagccaggatcagcccgaaatcaggctgctccgatcccctcctccccctctgcaatcgccggggcaggtggagggaaagccccagagccgtgcaaagcggttgcctggctttccctccgcccgccccacagccagccggctagaagggacgtctcccttctcccttgctggctgtggggcgggcggagggaaagccagacaaacgctttgcgcggctctggggctttccctccacccgccccacagctagccagggagaagggagacggcaccgggcagccagcagggcaggctggccagcggccctgcttctagggggggcaattgccccctcctgcccccctgcctacgcccatgttttgtttgtttgttttgtttcggaAACACTTTTCTCTCCCACCTCAGCTGGGGATTGGTTTCCACTCCTGCGTGTATAAAACTTCCTCatggttttatatacagtggtacctcggtttatgaacacaattggttccagaagtctgttcataaactgaagcgttcataaactgaagcaaactttcccattgaaagtaatggaaagtgaattaatccgttccagatgggtccgcggtgttcataaaccgaaaattcgtaaactaaggtgttcgtaaaccgaggttccactgtaaatgatTTCCCACAGACTGAAAAACTAGCTTGGACTGTTGTTTTCCGAGGAATGTGCCTTGACTGACAGAATCAGTCCACTGGCTTCTCAAATTGGCCCAGAGTAGCATAGCCAAATGATAGTTAACTCGAGAGGCTTGTCACTGTAGGTCTTCAAATGCTGTCACACTGAGGACATCATTTTGTCACTACTGCTGGTGCATTTCACATCTTCCCTTCCACCGGATTAAGAATGGGCAGTATCCAATTAAATCGTTGCGTGCGTGGTGAGCGCGCCACCGAAATTCCTCTCCGTCTGCTCCCTTCTGCACCTCACCCTCCAAATCTAatccagggttccccaaacctcTGGGGCAGTTTTGGGCACAGtgcagtgggagagggaggaagtcaCAGTCTTTGAAGTCATTCCATGTGTGCAATGATTTAATTGCatacaactgcatattcttcaGGCAATGTTCCTGCCAATTATTGAGTACCATCATCTCAGAGGACTTCTGGTTTCATTCATGGATGCAAATCTTCCCCCAAAAGATTGTATAACCTTCAGATGAGACCTTAGTACTGGGGATCATAGGAACCTGCTGTTTGTCCATCCGGATCAACTagggaacagactcccttggaaaagtaatggactctccttccttggaggttttaaagcataggttgggtggccatctgtcaaggcagctttagctgagattcctgcattgcaggggctttaactagatgacccttccaactttacactTCTAAGTGCAGTATTTGCTCAGACTGGCAGTGACATTTCATAACACCCCCTgttagggttgccaaactcaatagaggacaggacttctgtgcctttaattgccctgctctcttttgagtctggaaaccttaaagagaaaccagcagaccctttgcttggaaattaaacaaagggtctgccggtttctctttaaggtttccagactcaaaagagagcagggcaattaaaggcacagaagacctgtccactattgagtctggcaaccctaccccctGTTCAGTTCTTTCAACTGGAGATGCGAGATTGAATCTAGCCCTTCATGAAAAGTACAtgttttgccactgagctatggcatctTCCTGTAAAAGTGTTAAAGCTACAGTAAAATAGCAGAGCTGCTCTGGAGGCTTTTTCCAGCACCCAGTACGGACCACCAGCTGACCCTCTCTGGCTTTGAGCCACCTTtcttctcttgttgttgtttagtcgtttagtcgtgtccgactcttcgtgaccccatggaccatagcacgccaggcactcctgtcttgcactgcctcccgcagtttggtcaaactcatgttcgtagcttcgagaacactgtccaaccatcttgtcctctgccgtccccttctcctagtgccctcaatctttcccaacatcagggtcttttccaaggattcttctcttctcatgaggtggccaaagtattggagcctcagcttcacgatctgtccttccagggagcactcagggctgatttccttaagaatggataggtttgatcttctagcagtccatgggactctcaagagtctcctccagcaccataattcaaaagcatcaattcttcagcgatcagccttctttatggtccagctctcacttccatacatcactactgggaaaaccatagctttaactatacggacctttgtcggcaaggtgatgtctctgctttttaagatgctgtctaggtttgtcattgcttttctcacaagaagcaggcgtcttttaatttcgtgactgctgtcaccatctgcagtgatcaaggagcccaagaaagtaaaatctctcactgcctccatttcttccccttctatttgccaggaggtgatgggaccggtggccatgatcttggtttttttgatgttgagcttcagaccatattttgcgctctcctctttcaccctcattaaaaggttctttaattcctcctcgctttctgccatcaaggttgtgtcatctgcatatctgaggttgttgatatttcttccggcaatcttaattccggcttgagattcatctagtccagcctttcgcatgatgaattctgcatataagttaaataagcagggagacaatatacaaccttgtcgtactcctttcccaattttgaaccaatcagttgttccatatccagttctaactgtagcttcttgtcccacatagagatttctcaggagacagatgaggttatcaggcactcccatttctttaagaacttgccatagtttgctgtggtcgacacagtcaaaggcttttgcatagtcaatgaagcagaagtagacgtttttctggaactctctagctttctccataatccagcgcatgtttgctatttggtctctggttcctctgccctttcgaaatccagcttgcacttctgggagttctcggtccacatactgcctaagcctgccttgtagaattttgagcataaccttgctaacgtgtgaaatgagcgcaattgtgcggtagttggagcattctttggcactgcccttctttggaattgggatgtagactgatcttctccaatcctctggccattgctgagttttccaaacttgctggcatattgggtgtagcaccttaacagcatcatcttttaaaattttaaatagttcagctggaatatcatcacttccactggccttgttattagcagtgctttctaaggcccatttgacttcactctccaagatgtctggctcaaggtcagcaaccacactacctggggtgtacgagacctccatatctttctggtataattcctctgtgtattcttgccacctcttcttgatgtcttctgcttctgttaggtccttaccacttttgtccttgattatggtaatctttgtacgaaatgttcctttcatatctccaattttcttgaacagatctctggttttccccattctattgttttcctatatttctttgcattgctcatttaagaagaccctcttgtctctccttgctgttttttggaaatctgcattcagtttcctgtatctttccctatctcccttgcattttgcttgcctcctctcctccgctatttgtaaggcctcgttggacagccattttgctttcttgcatttccttttccttgggatggttttcgttgctgccccctgtataatgttacgagcctccatccatagttcttcaggcactctgtccaccaaatctaaatccttaaacctgttcctcacttccactgtgtattcataagggatttgattcagattgtatcttactggcccagtggtttttcctactttcttcagtttaagctggaattttgctataagaagctgatgatctgagttacagtcagctccaggtcttgtttttgctgactgtatagagcttctccatctttggctgcagagaatataatcaatctgatttcgatgctgcccatttggtgatatccatgtgtagagtcgtctcttgtgttgttggaagagagtgtttgtgatgaccagcttgttctcttgacagaactctattagcctttgccctgcttcattttgaactccaaggccaaacttgccagttattccttttatctcttgattccctactttagcattccaatcccctgtactgagaagaacatccttctttggtgtcatttctagaaggtgttgtaggtcttcatagaattggtcaatttcactttcttcagcaccggtagttggtgcataaacttggattactgtgatgttaaaaggtctgccttggattcgtatcgagatcattctgtcatttttgagattgcatcccattacagcttttgccactcttttgttgactatgagggccactccatttcttctacaggattcttgcccacagtagtagatatgatagtcacccgaactgaattcgcccattcccttccattttagttcactgatgcccaggatgtcgatatttattcttgtcatctcatttttgaccacatccagcttacctccatccatggttcttacattccaggttcctatgcaatatttttctttacagcatcggactttcctttcccttccaggcatatccgcaactgagcgtcctttcggctttggcccagccgcttcatcagctctgaatctacttgtacttgttctccgctcttcctcagtagcatgttggacgccttccgacctgaggggctcatcttccagcgtcataacttttatatgcctgttgtctttgtccatggagttttcttggcagggatactggagtggcttgccagttccttctccaggtggatcacgtttagtcaaaactctccactatgacctgtccatcttgggtggccctgcatggcatagctcatagcttctctgagttattcaagccccttcgccacgacaaggcattgatccatgaaggggaaaactTTCTTCTCTATGAAATGGTAAAGTAAAAGGAAGGGCTCATGTGAATGTTGACATAATAAGAGTGAGCAAGTGTTCAAGCTATGTTGCTTCACGTTTTCTTTAATTGCATGCATGTAAATCATGATACCACTTGGGGCACAGAAAAAGGAGGATAGAACCCATGCTTCTGAGCGCTTTTGGATTTGATGGCCTTTCAGGGTCAGCCAAATGAATGGTCAGTTGAGGATACAGAATCACCTTATCTGAAGGTAGAGCTTGCATGCTGGCAGTCGACACGGTTCCCCTTCGCTGGCTCCCTGTTCCGGCATGCAGAGCAGTTCTTCCTTTCTGTTCTGTTTGGTTCCAGGAACGCTGAGAAAGGTTGCTGCTCAGAGCTGCTACGCCTTCCTCCTGCTGTGATTTCTGCTGGtttctacttttctttctttatcgTTTATTCCTGCCTTTCAGAACAGCATGATACCAACAGGCTTGACATGGGAGGAGATGTTGTATCCTTTATACCAAAAGTACAAAAACTACATAACTTGGGGAGACCAGGACTTGCTCAACATCATATTTTACTTTAATCCAGGTACACGATGCACAGACTATATATTATAGGCATGTGTagatatatgatgatgatgatgatgatgtctcaTTGGAATATGTGACAGGGTGGTGTATAGACTCTGCCTCATTGGCCTGTGCTACCAATCCTGCAGATGAGAACAGGTTGTGATTGTTTTATTGACGGAAAGTGATAGACAAACacttgcattaaataaataatttcccctCACCCACTTCATGCAATTTGCATGGTAACTATAACCGTGCTGCGAGCTGTTAGCTGTTGCGTGGCTCGAGCCCAAAGGCAAAATATTGCCATGGTACTATAGAGATATGGAGGGCCCTGGAATGACCATCTTGCTGTGTGAGTAGGGCCAGGAACTGATTGCTAACCACACATATTTACTACAGTGAGTAAATGGCTGGCTTCTTAAAATCTGCATGTGTGGAATAGATTTGGACAAATTAGCCCATCTCCCTGATTCGCATAGGTTTGGGGCTCATGTTGTTGATTCCCCTTTCCCTCTGTCACAGACTCAAGGAGGTGGCTTCCGATTTCACCAATCTTCCATTACCTGCTATGTTTGAGCCAAGAACTGTGATTAGTGTTAACTATGGTTTAGAGCTGGGGTCGGTAACAAGTACAGTTTAGTGTTGCATCCAAATGCAGCCATGGACTCTTCCACATGCTTACTATTCATGTCATAAAGTATTTTCTCATCTGTTACTCCACAGGCCCTAGAAAATTTCCAAATTCTGCCATGCCTTCTGTTCCTCCTCTCTGCAAAACCCCTCACTCCATATTATGTAACCAGGGAAAAATTGTATTGGAAAAGCAGACACATGATTCGTTTCCAAATTGTGTAGCTTTCCTTATTTCAGAATTTCTGATAACATTTTGAAGGTTTTGTGTTTAGTGCCAAATTCTAGATGTTGATTAATAAttgttgtcatcccccccccccatttttgctcAAATTGGGCTTTCTAGAGTGTCTCTATCTGTTTCCTTGCCAATGGAACTATCGGCCGGATCATTGCATGTATGGCAGTAACTGTaaaggagcagaggaagaagGTGTTTCTATTCTCCATGGGAACAGAGGTGTCTACCACGATGACAAACAGCCTACTTTCAAAGCACTCTATGAAGTGATACGTGATGTAGGTGTTGCCCCGCCCAGGGAGACAGTCTCATGCCATGTTTTCACATGTGATATGGTGCATCTAGTTGAATTACCTTATGCCATGCATTTCTGTTTTCATGCAAAGAGCTCAAAGCAGCATAAATGGTTTCTTCCCCCACTATTATAGCCTCAGAACAAACCCTGTGTGATGGGCTGTTTTCACAGCAGGCAGTTCATTGTGTAATAGCAACACTTTATTTTTTAGGGTACTTGGTTAAACATCATTAACAAagcatctttgtgtgtgtgtcccgttCAGGTTCtgttccccacctcacccccaccaGTAGTTCAAAAGACCCCTTATTTAACTAAATGGAATGGATGTGTAACTTCCCCAGATGTAGATCATG
Above is a window of Zootoca vivipara chromosome 2, rZooViv1.1, whole genome shotgun sequence DNA encoding:
- the GXYLT2 gene encoding glucoside xylosyltransferase 2, coding for MKLYCKVVALALCLALLLLLYLFVGSDADEPPLKAAAGGSRPARASSSSGPGGEFAAGRFRPVQAAEREEEEEAAAVAAAQVSKREPRLHRKTGRRGAARGKFANVRRPKDQKHSAASLSSPQWMHLAVVACGDRLEETLVMLKSAVLFSYRKLRFHIFAEDSLKPQFERKLQEWPPSYTKKFEYNVYPIAFSVGNAQEWKKLFKPCAAQRLFLPTILKDVDSLLYVDTDVLFLRPIDDIWGFLRAFNSTQLAAMAPEHEIPKIGWYSRFARHPYYGVTGVNSGVMLMNLTRIRNAQFKNSMIPTGLTWEEMLYPLYQKYKNYITWGDQDLLNIIFYFNPECLYLFPCQWNYRPDHCMYGSNCKGAEEEGVSILHGNRGVYHDDKQPTFKALYEVIRDFPFEDNLFQSMYYPLQSKFLDTVHTLCGRIPQVFLKQIERTMKKVYESRVIVNVGANFRL